A window of Rhododendron vialii isolate Sample 1 chromosome 11a, ASM3025357v1 contains these coding sequences:
- the LOC131308467 gene encoding uncharacterized protein LOC131308467 isoform X3 — MSPREKRSTLATQALRKSQRIPGATSSLPTEPTANHAEGMSVMVAQPSELPTSPTDETNQYSCLPNVGGSMGSTLIPSRKRVRGPTRGINVDKERKKFGHPILVEIDREAMAIVGDYATFVAYAIGESIRSHAPVRDIGWRDIDFGIKESIILHVGQTFGLGDYKNDMVLRRIIDVKCQALYREWKCTLHSHYKVIKKEVSNPKNHPLYPCNLEDWKFMIKKVWRKKAFKKKSKRGKNARKSLKYNHTSGSQSFVARASKFVKKERREQSFLERFKDTHIRHRHGEEVWINVKAKEVHDKIAKKLVEQSQPGVTNPQSKVQNSIDVLGKRLGYLKGYGIRKSTYATHSQAVPNFEVVALKEVVADQAKLIADYAKKFETMMLFMATKNGVDPATIPGLISSNENGEDTSIGQEDGILT; from the exons ATGAGTCCAAGAGAAAAGAGAAGCACTTTAGCTACTCAAGCTTTGAGAAAATCACAAAGAATTCCTGGAGCAACCTCATCTCTGCCAACTGAACCTACAGCTAATCATGCTGAAGGCATGTCTGTGATGGTTGCCCAACCTTCTGAGCTCCCCACCTCACCTACCGATGAGACCAACCAGTATTCTTGCCTGCCTAATGTCGGGGGCAGCATGG GGTCCACCTTAATCCCAAGTAGGAAGCGTGTACGAGGTCCTACACGAGGTATAAACGTGGATAAGGAAAGGAAAAAGTTTGgtcatcccattctcgttgaaATAGATCGCGAAGCAATGGCAATAGTTGGAGATTATGCGACTTTCGTGGCTTATGCTATTGGGGAGAGTATTCGATCTCATGCTCCAGTTCGAGACATTGGGTGGAGAGATATTGATTTTGGGATCAAAGAATCTATTATTCTACATGTTGGg CAAACATTTGGACTTGGTGATTATAAGAACGATATGGTTCTTAGGCGCATCATCGATGTTAAGTGCCAAGCTTTGTATAGAGAGTGGAAGTGCACGCTACACAGTCACTACAAAGTGATCAAGAAGGAGGTGTCTAACCCCAAAAACCATCCATTATATCCCTGTAATCTAGAGGACTGGAAATTCATGATTAAGAAAGTGTGGCGGAAAAAAGCTTTTAAG AAGAAGTCTAAGAGAGGGAAAAATGCACGAAAATCGTTGAAATATAACCATACTAGCGGCTCCCAATCATTTGTAGCACGAGCATCCAAGTTT gtaaaaaaagaaagaagagagcaGTCTTTTCTGGAGAGGTTCAAGGACACACACATACGTCATCGACATGGGGAGGAAGTATGGATAAACGTCAAGGCTAAGGAAGTTCAT GATAAGATTGCTAAAAAGCTAGTTGAGCAGTCGCAACCCGGTGTCACAAATCCTCAATCTAAGGTGCAAAATTCCATTGATGTGCTTGGGAAGAGATTGGGCTACTTGAAGGGATATGGAATTCGCAAGAGCACATATGCTACACATTCTCAAGCAGTCCCAAATTTCGAGGTAGTTGCTCTTAAAGAAGTCGTGGCTGATCAAGCAAAACTCATAGCTGATTAtgctaaaaaatttgaaaccatGATGCTCTTCATGGCTACAAAGAATGGAGTTGATCCAGCCACCATTCCGGGATTGATTTCAAGTAATGAAAATGGAGAAGACACTTCGATTGGACAAGAAGATGGAATTTTGACTTAA
- the LOC131308467 gene encoding uncharacterized protein LOC131308467 isoform X2, translating to MLTEIEKERQETIKHNLKELEAVGIDPARLKSMAMSLFGSKAKASGKSTKEGNNKVGHGADPNYIPPEGVEILSSCSDNDESSRSQAKKAKVMSPREKRSTLATQALRKSQRIPGATSSLPTEPTANHAEGMSVMVAQPSELPTSPTDETNQYSCLPNVGGSMGSTLIPSRKRVRGPTRGINVDKERKKFGHPILVEIDREAMAIVGDYATFVAYAIGESIRSHAPVRDIGWRDIDFGIKESIILHVGQTFGLGDYKNDMVLRRIIDVKCQALYREWKCTLHSHYKVIKKEVSNPKNHPLYPCNLEDWKFMIKKVWRKKAFKKSKRGKNARKSLKYNHTSGSQSFVARASKFVKKERREQSFLERFKDTHIRHRHGEEVWINVKAKEVHDKIAKKLVEQSQPGVTNPQSKVQNSIDVLGKRLGYLKGYGIRKSTYATHSQAVPNFEVVALKEVVADQAKLIADYAKKFETMMLFMATKNGVDPATIPGLISSNENGEDTSIGQEDGILT from the exons ATGCTGAcagaaattgaaaaggaaaggcAAGAAACTATTAAACATAACTTAAAAGAATTAGAGGCTGTTGGGATAGATCCTGCTAGGTTGAAGAGCATGGCAATGTCATTGTTTGGTTCAAAAGCGAAAGCAAGTGGTAAAAGCACTAAAGAGGGGAACAACAAGGTGGGCCATGGCGCTGATCCTAATTATATACCACCCGAAGGTGTAGAAATTCTAAGTTCCTGCAGTGACAATGATGAGTCTTCTAGGTCTCAAGCTAAAAAG gcAAAAGTTATGAGTCCAAGAGAAAAGAGAAGCACTTTAGCTACTCAAGCTTTGAGAAAATCACAAAGAATTCCTGGAGCAACCTCATCTCTGCCAACTGAACCTACAGCTAATCATGCTGAAGGCATGTCTGTGATGGTTGCCCAACCTTCTGAGCTCCCCACCTCACCTACCGATGAGACCAACCAGTATTCTTGCCTGCCTAATGTCGGGGGCAGCATGG GGTCCACCTTAATCCCAAGTAGGAAGCGTGTACGAGGTCCTACACGAGGTATAAACGTGGATAAGGAAAGGAAAAAGTTTGgtcatcccattctcgttgaaATAGATCGCGAAGCAATGGCAATAGTTGGAGATTATGCGACTTTCGTGGCTTATGCTATTGGGGAGAGTATTCGATCTCATGCTCCAGTTCGAGACATTGGGTGGAGAGATATTGATTTTGGGATCAAAGAATCTATTATTCTACATGTTGGg CAAACATTTGGACTTGGTGATTATAAGAACGATATGGTTCTTAGGCGCATCATCGATGTTAAGTGCCAAGCTTTGTATAGAGAGTGGAAGTGCACGCTACACAGTCACTACAAAGTGATCAAGAAGGAGGTGTCTAACCCCAAAAACCATCCATTATATCCCTGTAATCTAGAGGACTGGAAATTCATGATTAAGAAAGTGTGGCGGAAAAAAGCTTTTAAG AAGTCTAAGAGAGGGAAAAATGCACGAAAATCGTTGAAATATAACCATACTAGCGGCTCCCAATCATTTGTAGCACGAGCATCCAAGTTT gtaaaaaaagaaagaagagagcaGTCTTTTCTGGAGAGGTTCAAGGACACACACATACGTCATCGACATGGGGAGGAAGTATGGATAAACGTCAAGGCTAAGGAAGTTCAT GATAAGATTGCTAAAAAGCTAGTTGAGCAGTCGCAACCCGGTGTCACAAATCCTCAATCTAAGGTGCAAAATTCCATTGATGTGCTTGGGAAGAGATTGGGCTACTTGAAGGGATATGGAATTCGCAAGAGCACATATGCTACACATTCTCAAGCAGTCCCAAATTTCGAGGTAGTTGCTCTTAAAGAAGTCGTGGCTGATCAAGCAAAACTCATAGCTGATTAtgctaaaaaatttgaaaccatGATGCTCTTCATGGCTACAAAGAATGGAGTTGATCCAGCCACCATTCCGGGATTGATTTCAAGTAATGAAAATGGAGAAGACACTTCGATTGGACAAGAAGATGGAATTTTGACTTAA
- the LOC131308467 gene encoding uncharacterized protein LOC131308467 isoform X1 has protein sequence MLTEIEKERQETIKHNLKELEAVGIDPARLKSMAMSLFGSKAKASGKSTKEGNNKVGHGADPNYIPPEGVEILSSCSDNDESSRSQAKKAKVMSPREKRSTLATQALRKSQRIPGATSSLPTEPTANHAEGMSVMVAQPSELPTSPTDETNQYSCLPNVGGSMGSTLIPSRKRVRGPTRGINVDKERKKFGHPILVEIDREAMAIVGDYATFVAYAIGESIRSHAPVRDIGWRDIDFGIKESIILHVGQTFGLGDYKNDMVLRRIIDVKCQALYREWKCTLHSHYKVIKKEVSNPKNHPLYPCNLEDWKFMIKKVWRKKAFKKKSKRGKNARKSLKYNHTSGSQSFVARASKFVKKERREQSFLERFKDTHIRHRHGEEVWINVKAKEVHDKIAKKLVEQSQPGVTNPQSKVQNSIDVLGKRLGYLKGYGIRKSTYATHSQAVPNFEVVALKEVVADQAKLIADYAKKFETMMLFMATKNGVDPATIPGLISSNENGEDTSIGQEDGILT, from the exons ATGCTGAcagaaattgaaaaggaaaggcAAGAAACTATTAAACATAACTTAAAAGAATTAGAGGCTGTTGGGATAGATCCTGCTAGGTTGAAGAGCATGGCAATGTCATTGTTTGGTTCAAAAGCGAAAGCAAGTGGTAAAAGCACTAAAGAGGGGAACAACAAGGTGGGCCATGGCGCTGATCCTAATTATATACCACCCGAAGGTGTAGAAATTCTAAGTTCCTGCAGTGACAATGATGAGTCTTCTAGGTCTCAAGCTAAAAAG gcAAAAGTTATGAGTCCAAGAGAAAAGAGAAGCACTTTAGCTACTCAAGCTTTGAGAAAATCACAAAGAATTCCTGGAGCAACCTCATCTCTGCCAACTGAACCTACAGCTAATCATGCTGAAGGCATGTCTGTGATGGTTGCCCAACCTTCTGAGCTCCCCACCTCACCTACCGATGAGACCAACCAGTATTCTTGCCTGCCTAATGTCGGGGGCAGCATGG GGTCCACCTTAATCCCAAGTAGGAAGCGTGTACGAGGTCCTACACGAGGTATAAACGTGGATAAGGAAAGGAAAAAGTTTGgtcatcccattctcgttgaaATAGATCGCGAAGCAATGGCAATAGTTGGAGATTATGCGACTTTCGTGGCTTATGCTATTGGGGAGAGTATTCGATCTCATGCTCCAGTTCGAGACATTGGGTGGAGAGATATTGATTTTGGGATCAAAGAATCTATTATTCTACATGTTGGg CAAACATTTGGACTTGGTGATTATAAGAACGATATGGTTCTTAGGCGCATCATCGATGTTAAGTGCCAAGCTTTGTATAGAGAGTGGAAGTGCACGCTACACAGTCACTACAAAGTGATCAAGAAGGAGGTGTCTAACCCCAAAAACCATCCATTATATCCCTGTAATCTAGAGGACTGGAAATTCATGATTAAGAAAGTGTGGCGGAAAAAAGCTTTTAAG AAGAAGTCTAAGAGAGGGAAAAATGCACGAAAATCGTTGAAATATAACCATACTAGCGGCTCCCAATCATTTGTAGCACGAGCATCCAAGTTT gtaaaaaaagaaagaagagagcaGTCTTTTCTGGAGAGGTTCAAGGACACACACATACGTCATCGACATGGGGAGGAAGTATGGATAAACGTCAAGGCTAAGGAAGTTCAT GATAAGATTGCTAAAAAGCTAGTTGAGCAGTCGCAACCCGGTGTCACAAATCCTCAATCTAAGGTGCAAAATTCCATTGATGTGCTTGGGAAGAGATTGGGCTACTTGAAGGGATATGGAATTCGCAAGAGCACATATGCTACACATTCTCAAGCAGTCCCAAATTTCGAGGTAGTTGCTCTTAAAGAAGTCGTGGCTGATCAAGCAAAACTCATAGCTGATTAtgctaaaaaatttgaaaccatGATGCTCTTCATGGCTACAAAGAATGGAGTTGATCCAGCCACCATTCCGGGATTGATTTCAAGTAATGAAAATGGAGAAGACACTTCGATTGGACAAGAAGATGGAATTTTGACTTAA